A part of Actinomycetota bacterium genomic DNA contains:
- a CDS encoding NAD(P)/FAD-dependent oxidoreductase, giving the protein MGSEVVRAGSSLWEPVQIGGLRLRNRTVMPAMGTGYASPQGEPTPRLTAYLRARAEGGVGLIITEVMAVHPLGKGFASELAIYDDSFLPGLSELAGTVKEAGAAVAAQLHHAGRETFPQVIGGQPVAPSPLPSRALGQVPRALTREEIGDLVACYAAAARRAREAGFDAVEVHGAHGYLVNQFLSPYSNRREDEYGGDATGRFRFAREVVRAVKEEAGRDFPVIFRFSASEDVKGGYHLDYLLPLLPLLVEDGVDAFHVSRGVYDSPGNPTCPGLHHAEGINVDNAAKVRETVGVPVIVVGKLHDPRLAEEVVASGRADLVAFGRQHLADPHFLAKAMEGRHEDIRPCLSCNQGCIERLMFEFRSITCTVNPECGMEWRRFRVPTARRGPFLVIGAGPAGLQAAMTLGEGGAEVRLLERDDQVGGQLRAASRPPHKEPYRRWVDWAVRRLENLGVRVETGRSDWRDVFKEGDWEGVVAASGADPVVPSVPGVDLPHNLEAREVLLEKVKPGKRVLVVGAGPVGMETADFLIDRGHEVTVVEEAEAPPVSPLTSHGYYLHRRLREHGKLLLGSRVMRVTKSGAIILRGSAEEVLEADSVVWAVGSAPCREPLLVTEEMGLRTVSVGDAVEPRRLLEAIHEGASEARKLLYPEEEPPGGEGLGGES; this is encoded by the coding sequence GTGGGAAGCGAGGTGGTGAGGGCCGGGAGCTCCTTGTGGGAACCGGTGCAGATCGGCGGCCTCAGGCTCCGCAACCGCACGGTGATGCCCGCCATGGGCACCGGCTACGCCTCGCCACAGGGCGAACCCACCCCCAGGCTCACCGCCTATCTGCGGGCACGCGCCGAAGGAGGGGTGGGCCTCATCATCACCGAGGTGATGGCCGTGCACCCCCTGGGAAAGGGCTTCGCCTCCGAGCTGGCGATCTACGACGATTCCTTCCTCCCCGGCCTCTCGGAACTGGCCGGGACGGTGAAGGAGGCGGGAGCGGCGGTGGCGGCACAGCTCCACCACGCCGGCCGGGAGACCTTCCCACAGGTCATAGGGGGTCAACCTGTGGCCCCCTCGCCCCTGCCTAGCAGGGCCCTGGGCCAGGTACCGCGGGCCCTGACCCGGGAGGAGATAGGAGACCTGGTGGCCTGTTACGCCGCGGCGGCCAGGAGGGCCAGGGAGGCCGGTTTCGACGCCGTGGAGGTACACGGGGCCCACGGTTACCTGGTAAACCAGTTCCTCTCCCCCTATTCCAACCGCCGGGAGGACGAGTATGGAGGCGACGCCACCGGGCGCTTCCGCTTCGCGCGCGAGGTGGTGCGGGCGGTGAAAGAGGAAGCTGGCCGCGATTTCCCGGTCATCTTCCGTTTCTCGGCCAGTGAGGACGTTAAGGGCGGTTATCACCTGGATTACCTCCTGCCCCTGCTTCCCCTGCTGGTGGAGGATGGGGTGGACGCCTTCCATGTATCCAGGGGAGTATACGACTCCCCGGGCAACCCCACCTGTCCCGGCCTCCACCATGCGGAGGGCATCAACGTGGATAACGCGGCCAAGGTGAGGGAAACGGTTGGAGTACCGGTAATCGTGGTGGGCAAGCTCCACGACCCCCGCCTGGCGGAGGAGGTGGTGGCCTCCGGCCGCGCCGACCTGGTAGCCTTCGGAAGGCAGCACCTGGCCGACCCCCATTTCCTGGCCAAGGCCATGGAGGGGAGGCACGAGGACATCCGGCCCTGCCTTTCCTGCAACCAGGGGTGCATAGAGCGCCTTATGTTCGAGTTCCGTTCCATCACTTGCACCGTCAACCCGGAATGCGGCATGGAATGGCGCCGCTTCCGGGTCCCGACGGCGCGAAGGGGCCCCTTCCTGGTGATCGGCGCCGGGCCGGCGGGTCTCCAGGCAGCCATGACCCTCGGGGAGGGCGGGGCCGAAGTCCGCTTGCTGGAGAGGGATGACCAGGTGGGAGGACAGCTGCGGGCGGCCTCCCGACCCCCGCACAAGGAACCCTACCGCAGGTGGGTGGACTGGGCGGTCCGGCGCCTGGAGAACCTCGGGGTACGGGTGGAGACGGGAAGGTCCGACTGGAGGGATGTCTTTAAAGAGGGGGATTGGGAAGGGGTGGTGGCCGCCAGCGGGGCAGATCCCGTCGTCCCTTCCGTCCCGGGAGTGGATCTACCTCACAACCTGGAGGCCAGAGAAGTGCTGCTGGAGAAGGTGAAGCCCGGGAAACGGGTGCTGGTGGTAGGCGCCGGTCCGGTGGGCATGGAGACCGCCGATTTCCTCATCGATCGCGGTCACGAGGTCACGGTGGTGGAGGAGGCGGAGGCGCCACCGGTGTCCCCCCTGACCTCACACGGTTATTACCTCCATCGCCGCCTTCGCGAGCACGGCAAGCTTCTGCTGGGGTCCAGGGTTATGCGGGTGACGAAGTCGGGAGCCATCATCCTACGCGGGAGCGCCGAGGAAGTATTGGAGGCGGACAGCGTAGTGTGGGCGGTAGGGTCGGCGCCATGCCGGGAACCACTCCTGGTCACGGAGGAGATGGGCCTACGGACGGTGTCGGTCGGGGACGCGGTGGAGCCACGCCGCCTCCTGGAGGCGATACATGAGGGAGCATCGGAGGCCAGGAAGCTTCTCTATCCGGAAGAGGAGCCTCCTGGCGGAGAAGGACTCGGGGGCGAGTCGTGA
- a CDS encoding glucose 1-dehydrogenase has translation MKLYKEKFSLQDKVAIITGGSRGIGKAIAEGFAEMGAKVVLASRKAEALEEVRKGILERGGEAHVIPTHMGDLEGIERLVQGTLEKYGTIDILVNNAATNPVFCSTAEIEEGAWNKIMDVNVKGVFFLTQKVGKVLCEKGSGSVINISSEAGFCPTPFLGVYSISKAAVNMLTKVFAQEWGPKGVRVNAIAPGLVRTHFSQALWGNEAILKTALASIPLGRIAEPEEMVGLAIYLASDASSYVTGQVFLIDGGREVFA, from the coding sequence GTGAAGTTGTACAAGGAGAAGTTTTCCCTGCAGGACAAGGTGGCCATCATCACCGGCGGGAGCCGCGGCATAGGGAAGGCCATCGCCGAGGGATTCGCCGAGATGGGGGCCAAGGTGGTGCTGGCCAGCCGGAAGGCGGAGGCCCTGGAAGAGGTGCGCAAGGGCATCCTGGAGAGGGGAGGGGAGGCCCACGTTATCCCCACCCACATGGGGGACCTGGAGGGCATCGAGAGGCTGGTCCAGGGTACTCTGGAAAAATATGGTACCATAGACATACTGGTGAACAACGCCGCCACCAACCCCGTTTTCTGCAGCACGGCGGAGATAGAGGAGGGCGCCTGGAACAAGATCATGGACGTCAACGTCAAGGGGGTCTTCTTCCTCACCCAGAAGGTGGGCAAGGTGCTGTGTGAAAAGGGTTCGGGATCGGTGATCAACATCTCCTCCGAGGCGGGCTTCTGCCCCACGCCCTTCCTGGGAGTTTATTCCATATCCAAGGCGGCGGTGAACATGCTCACCAAGGTCTTCGCCCAGGAATGGGGACCCAAGGGAGTGAGGGTGAACGCCATAGCGCCCGGGCTGGTGCGCACCCATTTCAGCCAGGCCTTGTGGGGCAACGAGGCCATCCTCAAGACCGCCCTGGCCTCCATCCCCCTGGGCAGGATAGCTGAGCCGGAGGAGATGGTGGGCCTGGCCATCTACCTGGCCTCCGACGCCTCCAGTTACGTGACCGGACAGGTCTTCCTCATCGACGGGGGCCGCGAGGTCTTCGCCTGA
- a CDS encoding O-acetyl-ADP-ribose deacetylase — protein sequence MNGRVVITKGDITTFEVDAIVNAANRSLLGGGGVDGAIHRAAGPQLLEECRTLGGCETGQAKITGGYRLPAKHVIHTVGPVWHGGDRDEDRLLADCYRNSLALAVQHGLETVAFPSISTGAYGFPIERAAPIALRTVKEVLEANPSLKKVYFVCFSEGDLKVYLEKAAEVFGEG from the coding sequence ATGAACGGCCGAGTGGTCATCACCAAGGGGGACATCACCACCTTCGAGGTGGATGCCATCGTCAACGCCGCCAACAGGTCCCTCCTGGGAGGGGGTGGGGTGGACGGGGCCATCCACCGGGCGGCGGGACCCCAGCTCCTGGAGGAATGTCGAACCCTGGGGGGATGCGAGACGGGGCAGGCCAAGATAACCGGGGGGTACCGGCTTCCCGCCAAGCACGTCATCCATACCGTGGGCCCGGTGTGGCATGGAGGTGATCGCGACGAGGACAGGCTTTTGGCCGACTGTTACCGCAACAGCCTGGCCCTGGCCGTGCAGCACGGGTTGGAGACGGTGGCCTTCCCCTCCATCTCCACCGGGGCCTACGGTTTCCCCATCGAACGTGCCGCGCCCATCGCCCTGCGCACGGTCAAGGAGGTCCTGGAGGCCAATCCCTCCCTGAAGAAGGTGTACTTCGTCTGTTTCAGCGAGGGGGACCTCAAGGTCTACCTGGAGAAGGCGGCTGAGGTGTTCGGGGAGGGATAA